From Alteromonas sp. RKMC-009, one genomic window encodes:
- a CDS encoding Trm112 family protein, producing MSFDIKLLDVLACPVCKGKLILSQDKQALLCRFDRLSYPVKDGIPVLMEVNATKLSVDDMDAAR from the coding sequence ATGAGCTTTGACATTAAATTATTGGATGTACTTGCATGCCCTGTATGCAAAGGTAAATTGATCCTGTCACAGGATAAGCAGGCCTTGTTGTGTCGTTTTGACCGCCTCAGTTATCCGGTGAAAGACGGTATTCCCGTATTAATGGAAGTGAACGCCACAAAGTTATCAGTAGACGACATGGATGCGGCCCGCTGA
- the kdsB gene encoding 3-deoxy-manno-octulosonate cytidylyltransferase translates to MDFTVIIPARYGSSRFPGKPLADINGKPMIQHVTERAAEAGASAVIVATDDNRIAAVAEGFSRVVMTSDKHESGTERLAEVIQKENLADDTLIVNVQGDEPFVPAANIRQVVENLSQRSDVAMTTLGTEMHSADDVLNPNMVKVVRNVKGEALYFSRSAIPFERSSMMTDPGRTDPSLYLRHIGLYAYRAGYVNQYVSYTPSALEHTESLEQLRALWYGDKIHVDVASEPPPVGIDTPHDLTRLLALLNDGE, encoded by the coding sequence ATGGACTTTACCGTTATCATTCCTGCCAGATACGGCTCTTCCCGGTTTCCGGGTAAACCTCTTGCTGATATCAATGGAAAGCCAATGATTCAGCATGTGACCGAGAGAGCGGCAGAAGCGGGCGCATCGGCTGTGATTGTCGCTACCGACGATAACCGTATAGCGGCTGTAGCGGAGGGCTTCTCACGGGTGGTGATGACGTCGGACAAACATGAATCCGGCACTGAGCGTCTTGCGGAAGTCATTCAGAAAGAGAACCTTGCGGATGATACCCTTATCGTAAACGTGCAGGGCGATGAGCCTTTCGTACCTGCTGCCAACATCCGTCAGGTTGTGGAAAACCTGTCACAGCGCTCTGATGTGGCCATGACCACACTGGGCACTGAAATGCACAGCGCAGATGATGTGCTTAACCCGAATATGGTGAAAGTGGTACGAAACGTCAAAGGTGAAGCGCTCTATTTTTCCCGTTCGGCAATCCCCTTTGAGCGTAGCAGCATGATGACCGATCCGGGCAGAACTGATCCCTCCCTTTATCTTCGCCATATTGGTTTATATGCTTACCGTGCAGGTTATGTGAATCAGTATGTCAGTTACACGCCCAGTGCGCTGGAACATACAGAGTCACTGGAGCAGTTAAGGGCTTTATGGTACGGCGACAAAATTCATGTTGATGTGGCATCCGAACCACCGCCTGTGGGCATTGATACGCCGCATGATCTGACACGACTTCTGGCACTGCTGAATGACGGAGAATGA
- a CDS encoding SDR family oxidoreductase, whose protein sequence is MNVVITGGNRGIGLALTKACLARGDNVYVACRNSSDALNASGATVLTGVDVSNPDALPAALAPLLDIHIDLLINNAGVLARETLDEQEPHTIDYQFRVNALGPLLVSQILLPAMGEGSKIGLVTSRMGSMADNTSGGYYGYRMSKAALNAAGVSMANDLRTRGIAVALLHPGFVQTEMVNNAGDVDADTAAAGLLKQLDSLSMENTGSFVHANGESLPW, encoded by the coding sequence ATGAATGTGGTAATTACCGGTGGTAACCGCGGGATCGGGCTGGCGCTGACCAAAGCGTGTCTTGCCAGAGGCGATAACGTTTACGTTGCCTGCCGTAACAGTTCTGACGCGCTGAATGCTTCCGGAGCAACGGTGTTGACCGGCGTGGATGTCTCTAACCCGGATGCGTTACCGGCGGCACTTGCACCTCTGCTCGATATTCACATTGACCTTCTCATCAATAATGCCGGCGTACTGGCCAGGGAAACGCTGGATGAACAGGAACCGCATACTATTGATTATCAGTTCAGAGTTAATGCTCTGGGGCCTTTGCTGGTATCGCAAATCCTGCTCCCGGCCATGGGTGAAGGCAGCAAAATCGGCCTTGTGACCAGCCGGATGGGCTCTATGGCGGATAACACATCAGGTGGATATTACGGTTACCGGATGTCAAAAGCAGCATTGAACGCTGCCGGTGTCTCTATGGCCAACGATTTGCGTACCAGAGGCATTGCAGTGGCATTACTACACCCGGGCTTTGTGCAGACGGAAATGGTGAATAATGCCGGTGATGTTGATGCAGATACAGCCGCTGCCGGTCTGTTGAAGCAACTTGATAGTCTTTCAATGGAGAACACCGGTAGCTTTGTTCATGCAAACGGGGAGTCACTGCCTTGGTGA
- a CDS encoding Kelch repeat-containing protein has protein sequence MICRSAVLALLFCAGNAVAESNYHWQHGPSLPAPVQEIYPAVHKDSIYVAGGLTSGTPNFTVSDQVFRFQQGSQNWQTLPPFPVPVHHAMLVSAGDKLWSFGGFTENENGQWINSSAVWEFNESDGSWIKRNPMPVKLSESISAVINGKVHLAGGRTTTKDNYHWQHHMDSDWHGVFDPETSVWQSATPIPTPRNSACSVVYDDKWHVIGGRTVDNGNTAMHEVFDAAKDIWITGKPMPEAEAGIGCAVLHGSIYVFGGEYFDDAGGGVFHKVWRYEINRKRWSEATVMPVPRHGLGVVTFEDAIWLIGGAGEAGAKDTRHIVSQFTVATD, from the coding sequence GTGATTTGCCGTTCTGCAGTACTTGCACTCCTTTTTTGCGCAGGTAATGCCGTCGCAGAAAGTAATTATCACTGGCAACACGGCCCGTCATTACCAGCACCGGTGCAGGAAATTTACCCGGCAGTTCACAAAGACAGTATTTATGTGGCTGGTGGCCTGACATCCGGAACCCCGAATTTCACGGTATCAGACCAGGTTTTTCGTTTTCAGCAGGGCAGCCAAAACTGGCAAACATTGCCGCCTTTTCCTGTTCCTGTGCATCACGCTATGCTTGTGTCTGCGGGGGATAAATTATGGTCCTTCGGTGGTTTCACAGAAAACGAAAACGGGCAGTGGATCAATTCCTCTGCGGTTTGGGAATTTAATGAAAGTGACGGCAGCTGGATAAAGCGTAATCCCATGCCGGTTAAATTGTCTGAAAGCATTTCTGCCGTTATAAACGGTAAAGTGCACCTCGCCGGCGGACGGACTACGACGAAAGATAACTATCACTGGCAGCATCATATGGATTCAGACTGGCACGGCGTGTTTGATCCGGAAACGTCGGTGTGGCAGTCAGCAACGCCAATTCCAACCCCGCGCAACAGTGCATGCAGTGTGGTCTATGACGATAAGTGGCATGTGATTGGTGGCCGCACAGTGGACAACGGTAACACTGCTATGCATGAAGTATTTGATGCAGCAAAAGATATCTGGATAACCGGAAAACCTATGCCGGAAGCAGAAGCCGGGATTGGTTGCGCGGTGCTTCACGGCAGTATTTATGTTTTTGGCGGCGAATATTTTGACGATGCCGGAGGTGGCGTATTTCACAAGGTCTGGCGATACGAAATTAATCGTAAGCGCTGGTCTGAAGCCACTGTCATGCCAGTGCCGCGACACGGGTTGGGCGTGGTGACCTTTGAGGATGCAATCTGGTTAATTGGCGGGGCAGGTGAGGCAGGTGCGAAAGACACCCGCCATATCGTCAGTCAGTTTACGGTTGCCACTGACTGA
- the rimO gene encoding 30S ribosomal protein S12 methylthiotransferase RimO, which produces MSVEKYTPNATTTLSTPVKVLESQRSDSPASTVENPIAKIGFVSLGCPKNLVDSERILTQLRTEGYDVVPTYNDADLVIVNTCGFIDSAVQESLDTIGEALTENGKVIVTGCLGIKEDEIREVHPNVLAITGPHAYESVVEQVHSHLPKPVHNPFEHLVPDHGIKLTPRNYAYLKISEGCNHRCTFCIIPSMRGDLVSRPVGEILDEAKRLKSAGVSELLVISQDTSAYGVDVKHRTGFWNGMPVKAHMQQLCEKLGELDMWVRLHYVYPYPHVDDLIPLMNEGRILPYLDIPFQHASKRILRLMKRPGSAERTIERVKAWREACPELIIRSTFIVGFPGETEEEFEELLTFLREAQLDRVGCFAYSPVEGAKANDLPDPVPEDVKQDRLARFMAVQSEISAQRLKSRIGKEYLVVIDSVDAEGAVGRTYADAPEVDGVVHLNGVHDVKPGERVWAEIIHADEHDVWGVLSPDDDEEMETA; this is translated from the coding sequence ATGTCCGTAGAGAAATACACCCCGAACGCGACCACCACACTCAGTACTCCGGTCAAAGTACTTGAGTCACAGCGTAGCGACAGCCCGGCATCCACCGTGGAAAATCCCATTGCGAAAATAGGCTTTGTCAGTTTAGGCTGCCCGAAAAACCTCGTGGATTCCGAGAGGATCCTCACCCAGCTTCGCACCGAAGGGTACGATGTTGTCCCTACTTACAACGATGCCGATCTCGTCATCGTCAATACCTGCGGTTTTATCGATTCTGCTGTGCAGGAATCTTTAGATACGATTGGTGAAGCACTGACAGAAAACGGGAAGGTGATTGTGACCGGTTGTCTCGGGATCAAAGAAGATGAAATCCGCGAGGTGCATCCGAATGTGCTCGCGATCACCGGCCCCCATGCTTATGAAAGCGTGGTGGAACAGGTTCACAGTCATCTGCCGAAGCCGGTTCACAATCCGTTCGAGCACCTTGTACCGGATCACGGCATTAAACTGACTCCGAGAAACTACGCCTATCTCAAAATCTCCGAGGGCTGTAACCACCGCTGTACATTCTGCATTATTCCATCTATGCGGGGAGACCTGGTCAGCCGTCCGGTGGGTGAAATACTTGATGAAGCAAAGCGCCTGAAATCTGCAGGTGTCAGCGAATTACTGGTCATTTCCCAGGACACCAGTGCATACGGTGTAGATGTAAAACACCGCACCGGTTTCTGGAATGGAATGCCGGTTAAGGCACATATGCAGCAGTTGTGTGAAAAACTCGGTGAACTGGATATGTGGGTGCGTCTGCACTACGTTTATCCCTACCCTCATGTGGATGATCTTATTCCGCTAATGAATGAAGGTCGTATTCTGCCGTATCTTGATATCCCTTTTCAGCATGCCAGCAAACGTATCCTGCGTCTGATGAAGCGTCCGGGCAGTGCAGAACGCACCATCGAGCGGGTCAAAGCCTGGCGTGAAGCTTGCCCTGAGCTCATTATCCGCTCAACCTTTATTGTTGGTTTCCCGGGAGAAACGGAAGAAGAATTTGAAGAATTGCTGACTTTCCTTCGCGAAGCACAGCTGGACCGCGTTGGCTGCTTTGCTTACAGTCCGGTTGAAGGCGCAAAGGCCAATGATTTGCCTGACCCGGTGCCGGAAGACGTTAAGCAGGACCGGCTTGCACGCTTTATGGCAGTTCAAAGCGAAATCAGTGCACAACGCCTGAAGTCACGTATCGGTAAAGAATATCTGGTGGTCATTGACAGTGTCGACGCCGAAGGTGCCGTTGGCCGTACTTATGCGGACGCCCCGGAAGTCGACGGCGTCGTACACCTCAATGGTGTGCACGATGTGAAACCGGGTGAACGTGTGTGGGCAGAAATCATTCATGCTGATGAGCACGATGTCTGGGGCGTTTTGAGTCCTGACGATGACGAAGAGATGGAAACGGCCTGA